Proteins from a genomic interval of Ptychodera flava strain L36383 chromosome 7, AS_Pfla_20210202, whole genome shotgun sequence:
- the LOC139137278 gene encoding uncharacterized protein: protein MHTVIKQARERDRFLRETEETRRRERERHENREKSDLPPVFNKRLYSAKSHIVITKEAKKIMERNRQYVMSDEECAMANYSLSNHEFLHMKFIVEGLTFIHKGQQYVAECLAHVLTLEKYDAFQYIEKLPHEDRFSCLYILSGVVEVTYDPKTPSAFNAHDTNVVYPHTTGEYLALVSPEGPDKDLPSPATIYTVEPCEFLRIDRRRFHETIGIMLRRRASIKMQYLNTISVLRTLPEENKRKLLPTMIKQTFPAEKVIVRQNDISKFWFLVVSGRCQLLRQVHVPEVNKDVVFKLGILDEGDFFGEEGVKDDKPSDYSVVAMGVVTCYRIKKLSFEGVAKGPLMAFLREHKRPHISDAFIKDFGYDTSVWEEYKKDEVLATIRRRPASEKVISRTRNSCVKKRPQTTLSLYRREGMEEFIQGYQPRPKSAFHLPKQQRDGALEQSQTSIGKEAVDEDSEDESCPLVVGNRDPAEASVGFLPTARMVFGRINTDLSRVEARDFFNDWARHENMMKVQGRLDLSINPADLKDKQDIRNVQLSTKYRNREESTSSYRTHPTPGNREDAWTTPIHEANIESKKHLFVVKFRMNYLKRQLRVRRELKKKAEEKKEKARQYLEKLKLKEAQNGNQNSDQNEAEADDRDGDDGCQDDKMTKLSNCENPHKPSLERHLQISDHNKESSDSGLESGASTPRKAEGAFEVPTIDHKGPEDTGVDRAFERRQSKEVNRALLKKRSSFRLELGNKLERKDKTSTSVKPTTQQPCRSTTQQPCRSQTFVLPRDTALKKQRPL, encoded by the exons ATGCACACGGTCATCAAGCAAGCCCGCGAGCGGGATCGCTTCCTTCGGGAGACGGAGGAGACGAGGAGACGCGAGAGGGAGCGACACGAAAACAGGGAGAAGTCCGACCTTCCACCGGTGTTCAACAAGAGGTTGTACTCGGCAAAGTCGCACATCGTCATCACCAAGGAGGCGAAGAAGATCATGGAACGCAACCGACAGTATGTGATGTCGGATGAAGAGTGCGCGATGGCGAACTACAGCCTCAGCAACCACGAGTTTCTGCACATGAAATTCATCGTTGAGGGATTGACGTTCATACACAAGGGACAACAGTACGTTGCCGAATGCCTGGCCCATGTTTTGACGCTTGAAAAATACGACGCCTTCCAGTATATTGAGAAACTGCCTCATGAAGACAGGTTTTCCTGTTTGTACATCCTCAGCGGCGTCGTTGAAGTAACCTATGACCCCAAGACTCCTTCGGCCTTCAATGCCCACGACACGAACGTTGTCTATCCCCACACCACGGGGGAGTATCTGGCCCTGGTGTCACCGGAGGGACCGGACAAGGATCTGCCTTCCCCGGCTACTATTTACACCGTCGAACCGTGCGAGTTCCTTCGCATCGATCGGCGGCGATTCCACGAGACGATCGGAATCATGCTGAGAAGACGAGCGTCGATAAAGATGCAGTACTTGAACACGATAAGCGTGCTACGGACACTGCCTGAAGAGAACAAGAGAAAACTGCTGCCAACCATGATAAAACAG ACGTTTCCAGCGGAGAAAGTCATTGTGAGACAGAATGACATCTCCAAATTTTGGTTTCTGGTTGTCTCAG GTCGGTGTCAACTTCTGCGTCAAGTCCATGTACCCGAAGTGAACAAAGATGTCGTTTTCAAGCTTGGCATCCTTGATGAGG GTGATTTCTTCGGGGAAGAGGGCGTCAAGGATGACAAACCGAGTGATTACAGCGTCGTTGCTATGGGCGTGGTCACGTGCTACAGAATAAAAAA ACTTAGTTTTGAAGGTGTCGCGAAAGGACCGTTGATGGCGTTTCTACGCGAACACAAACGTCCCCACATCAGTGACGCTTTCATCAAAGATTTCGGATACGATACATCGGTTTGGGAGGAATACAAGAAAGATGAAGTCCTGGCCACGATCAGGAGAAGACCGGCTAGCGAAAAAGTCATTTCAAGGACGAGGAATAGCTGCGTTAAAAAGCGCCCTCAGACGACTTT GTCACTTTACCGTCGAGAGGGCATGGAGGAATTCATTCAGGGTTACCAGCCTCGTCCCAAGTCAGCTTTTCACCTACCTAAACAACAACGAGATGGGGCTTTGGAGCAAAGTCAAACGTCGATAGGAAAGGAAGCGGTGGACGAGGACTCAGAAGATGAATCATGTCCACTCGTCGTCGGAAACCGTGATCCAGCCGAGGCTTCTGTGGGATTCCTGCCGACAGCGAGGATGGTTTTCGGGAGA ATAAACACAGACCTATCACGTGTGGAAGCGCGTGACTTTTTCAACGACTGGGCACGTCACGAGAATATGATGAAAGTCCAAGGTCGCCTCGATTTGAGCATCAATCCGGCCGACTTGAAAGACAAGCAAGACATACGAAATGTACAACTGTCGACCAAATATAGGAACCGCGAGGAGAGCACGTCATCGTACAGGACGCACCCAACGCCAGGAAACAGAGAGGATGC GTGGACCACACCCATTCACGAAGCCAATATTGAATCAAAGAAACACTTATTCGTCGTGAAATTTCGCATGAATTACCTGAAACGACAGCTCAGAGTTAGGCGCGAACTGAAAAAGAAGGCGGaagagaagaaagaaaaagCGCGACAATACTTGGAAAAGTTGAAGCTGAAAGAAGCACAAAATGGCAACCAGAACAGCGACCAGAACGAGGCTGAAGCGGACGACAGAGATGGCGATGATGGTTGTCAAGACGATAAGATGACAAAGCTTTCAAACTGCGAAAACCCACACAAACCG TCGTTAGAAAGACACCTTCAAATCAGCGACCACAACAAAGAATCGTCCGATTCGGGTCTCGAATCAGGTGCCTCTACGCCGAGAAAAGCAGAGGGCGCCTTTGAAGTGCCAACGATCGACCACAAAGGTCCAGAAGACACCGGAGTCGATAGAGCGTTCGAAAGGAGACAAAGCAAAGAAGTTAACC GTGCTTTGCTGAAGAAAAGGAGTTCCTTTCGTTTGGAACTTggaaacaaacttgaaagaaaggACAAGACTTCGACATCTGTCAAGCCAACCACGCAACAACCTTGCAGATCAACTACACAACAACCTTGCAGATCACAGACATTTGTTCTTCCTCGAGACACAGCTCTGAAAAAACAAAGGCCGTTATAA